From a region of the Odoribacter splanchnicus DSM 20712 genome:
- the ppdK gene encoding pyruvate, phosphate dikinase: MSTKYVYTFGDGKAEGKADMKNLLGGKGANLAEMNLIGLPVPAGFTITTEVCTLYNQKGKDAVVKLIENDVKAGIAHMEKIMNAKFGSKGEAFPLMVSVRSGARVSMPGMMDTVLNLGLNDDAVKLLAEKSGNARFAWDSYRRFIQMYGDVVMGVAAAKGEHNPFEVEIDKLKEAKHIKQDTEFTVEDLQVLVENFKKVVKTKTGKDFPTCPWEQLWGAICAVFDSWMTERAVLYRQLNQIPEEWGTAVNVQSMVYGNMGNNSATGVAFSRDAATGEDIFNGEYLINAQGEDVVAGIRTPQEITIEGSRRWAKLQGISEEERASKYPSLEEAMPQAYADLNAVQEKLEDHFHDMQDMEFTIQDGKLWMLQTRNGKRTGAAMVKMAVDMLKQGMIDEKTALLRQEPAKLDELLHPVFNKEALKKAHVITKGLPASPGAACGRVVFFADEAEEWKNRGEKVVLVRQETSPEDLRGMNVSEGILTARGGMTSHAAVVARGMGKCCVSGAGDIVVDYAKRNFSVNGTIIKEGDWISLNGSTGEVYLGKVETEDATLDEDFTAIMNLAEKYTRMYVRTNADTPKDARKARDFGAKGVGLCRTEHMFFEGHRIDAMREMILSDTVEGRRDALNKILPMQRGDFEGILEAMNGLGVTIRLLDPPLHEFTPNEPASQQYMAQKLGIPVERIKEKVDALHEFNPMLGHRGCRLGVTYPEITEMQARAIIEAACNLKLRGLDPRPEIMVPLVGTVKELKQQAEIINRVAAMVFEEKGVKVDYKVGTMIEIPRAAITADQIAEVAEFFSFGTNDLTQMTFGYSRDDAGKFLPEYIRKGILKTDPFAVLDQEGVGRLVEMGVKLGRKTNADLKVGICGEHGGEPSSVIFCDSVGMNYVSCSPFRVPIARVAAAQAAIEE; the protein is encoded by the coding sequence ATGAGTACGAAGTACGTTTACACATTCGGAGACGGAAAAGCAGAAGGCAAGGCAGACATGAAAAATCTGCTCGGTGGTAAAGGCGCCAACCTGGCGGAGATGAACCTGATCGGCCTGCCTGTACCTGCAGGTTTCACGATTACCACTGAAGTTTGTACACTTTACAACCAGAAAGGTAAAGATGCTGTTGTAAAATTAATAGAAAACGACGTTAAAGCCGGTATTGCACACATGGAAAAAATCATGAATGCAAAATTCGGTTCTAAAGGAGAGGCTTTCCCGTTGATGGTATCCGTACGTTCCGGTGCCCGTGTTTCTATGCCGGGTATGATGGACACCGTGCTGAACCTGGGATTGAATGACGATGCCGTAAAATTACTGGCAGAAAAATCAGGAAATGCCCGTTTTGCCTGGGACTCTTACCGTCGTTTTATTCAGATGTACGGCGATGTTGTAATGGGTGTAGCAGCAGCAAAAGGCGAGCACAATCCGTTCGAAGTTGAAATCGACAAGCTGAAAGAAGCCAAACATATCAAACAAGATACTGAATTTACCGTTGAAGATTTGCAGGTATTGGTCGAAAACTTCAAAAAAGTAGTCAAAACCAAAACCGGCAAAGATTTCCCGACTTGTCCGTGGGAACAGCTGTGGGGAGCCATCTGTGCCGTATTCGATTCATGGATGACCGAACGTGCCGTTCTGTACCGTCAGTTGAACCAGATCCCGGAAGAATGGGGTACTGCTGTTAACGTACAGTCTATGGTTTACGGTAACATGGGTAACAATTCGGCTACCGGTGTTGCTTTCAGCCGTGACGCTGCAACCGGAGAAGACATCTTCAACGGAGAATACCTGATCAATGCACAGGGGGAAGACGTTGTAGCCGGTATCCGTACACCGCAGGAAATCACCATCGAGGGTTCACGCCGTTGGGCTAAACTGCAGGGTATTTCCGAAGAAGAACGTGCTTCCAAATATCCTTCGCTGGAAGAAGCTATGCCTCAGGCTTATGCCGACCTGAACGCTGTACAGGAAAAACTGGAAGACCACTTCCACGATATGCAGGATATGGAATTCACCATCCAGGACGGTAAGCTGTGGATGTTACAGACCCGTAACGGAAAACGTACCGGAGCCGCTATGGTGAAAATGGCTGTCGATATGCTGAAACAAGGTATGATCGATGAAAAAACAGCTTTGTTGCGTCAGGAACCGGCTAAATTGGACGAGCTGCTCCATCCGGTATTCAATAAAGAAGCTCTGAAAAAAGCTCACGTTATTACCAAAGGTCTGCCGGCTTCTCCGGGTGCTGCCTGCGGGCGTGTCGTATTCTTCGCCGACGAAGCCGAAGAATGGAAAAACAGAGGTGAAAAAGTGGTTCTGGTACGCCAGGAAACTTCTCCCGAAGACCTGCGGGGTATGAACGTATCCGAAGGAATCCTGACCGCACGCGGTGGTATGACTTCTCACGCAGCTGTCGTTGCCCGTGGTATGGGTAAATGTTGTGTATCCGGCGCAGGAGATATCGTAGTCGATTATGCCAAACGTAATTTCTCCGTAAACGGAACAATCATCAAAGAAGGAGACTGGATTTCCCTGAACGGTTCTACCGGTGAAGTTTATTTAGGAAAAGTAGAAACAGAAGATGCAACATTGGACGAAGACTTCACAGCCATCATGAACCTGGCTGAAAAATATACCCGTATGTATGTACGTACTAATGCCGATACCCCGAAAGATGCCCGTAAAGCCCGTGACTTCGGAGCCAAAGGTGTCGGACTTTGCCGTACAGAACATATGTTCTTCGAAGGACACCGTATCGACGCTATGCGTGAAATGATCCTGTCCGACACGGTAGAAGGACGCCGGGATGCACTGAACAAGATCCTGCCGATGCAGCGGGGAGACTTCGAAGGTATCCTCGAAGCCATGAACGGACTGGGGGTTACCATCCGTCTGCTCGACCCACCTTTACACGAATTTACTCCGAACGAACCGGCTTCACAACAATATATGGCTCAGAAACTGGGAATTCCGGTAGAACGTATCAAAGAAAAAGTAGATGCACTGCACGAATTCAACCCGATGCTGGGTCATCGTGGCTGCCGTTTGGGAGTTACCTATCCGGAAATCACCGAAATGCAGGCCCGTGCGATCATCGAAGCAGCTTGTAACCTGAAACTGCGTGGTCTGGATCCTCGTCCGGAAATTATGGTTCCTTTGGTAGGTACTGTGAAAGAACTGAAACAGCAGGCTGAAATCATCAACCGTGTTGCAGCTATGGTATTCGAAGAAAAAGGCGTTAAAGTAGATTACAAAGTAGGTACGATGATCGAAATCCCGCGTGCCGCTATCACCGCAGATCAGATCGCCGAAGTAGCCGAATTCTTCTCATTCGGTACCAACGACCTGACTCAGATGACCTTCGGTTACTCCCGTGACGACGCCGGCAAATTCTTACCGGAATACATCAGGAAAGGTATCCTGAAAACCGATCCGTTCGCTGTATTGGATCAGGAAGGTGTAGGCCGTCTGGTTGAAATGGGTGTGAAACTGGGTCGTAAGACTAATGCAGACCTGAAAGTAGGTATCTGTGGAGAACACGGTGGAGAACCTTCATCCGTCATCTTCTGCGACTCAGTAGGTATGAACTATGTCAGCTGTTCACCGTTCCGCGTGCCCATCGCCCGCGTAGCCGCGGCTCAGGCAGCAATAGAGGAATAA
- a CDS encoding TonB-dependent receptor plug domain-containing protein has protein sequence MMKTICTGMFTIMLVLLFRPVGAQTEDAFPSYIEQCFNNYFNFNPQEKIYLHTDKPTYSAGENIWFRAYCVDASYHIPTQLSKFIYLELINRQDSILKRIQIKQTDSCFYGNLTIPSTTPPGEYCLRVFTNWMQNNEEDFFFKKNIQIVSTVNEVNIHTASSRQDNAIRTTLTLIDNAGKPYVHQRLKITTYRHKLAVNKTTLKTDEQGSATLQYPVSDSIDRIQVAFPTDLPFAFSREIPLLNLSDDFDFQFFPEGGNLLAGTTQTVAFKALDANGRSIAAEGKIYNSKEQEVVSFSTFHRGMGTLELTTQPGERYYALVHTATNREKRVDLQIPQAENLALQVYPQDNHLILAVKKGIHFPAGKTIYIVMHSRGRLLGVLPAKDDFVGALPLNSLPGGTVQFVLADADSHIYSQRSYFIKPDPQPVLQLRTDKEKYDRREKVNLTLQFTDIGEHPLEGSFSLSVTDNTMVPRDTLSDNIVSYLLLTSDLKGHIEAPGSYSRETPEHIDLLMLTHGWTRYEIGKFLTATPSKATFKLEQGQEIRGKITNYSNKPMANASVQIFIPGENTLGEVKSNENGEFIIRDLDFPDSTIFLVRGYKEKGGKMVDITITPRLFKDPVTHFTIPRENKPLGKEEFMDQFKGSYFYQNGVKVYILDEAVVLRHRPESVQHKYEGQYTDMTDYILGQEELNKFNTSSIYQLLSRLPGVIVSGTKVTMARNGSTPLFMIDGLPQTEDMLNAVMPEDVDNLGVIRDGARLTFFMAQGGAGGVIVINTKHGHFTPKATPGLIKFIPLGYSEPDEFYMPQYNDPEILKAPEIDYRSTIYWQPVVPIDSSGQTSLSFFTSDMAGSYTITVEGLGKNGEPVYRQTTIRRE, from the coding sequence AATCTGCACGGGCATGTTCACGATCATGCTGGTCCTTCTTTTCCGTCCCGTCGGAGCTCAAACCGAAGATGCTTTTCCTTCATACATCGAACAATGTTTCAACAACTATTTCAATTTCAACCCCCAGGAAAAAATTTATCTACATACCGATAAACCGACCTACTCTGCCGGCGAAAATATCTGGTTCAGAGCCTACTGCGTAGATGCCAGCTATCATATCCCGACCCAATTAAGTAAATTTATCTACCTCGAACTCATCAACCGTCAGGATTCGATTTTAAAACGTATCCAAATAAAACAGACCGATTCTTGTTTTTATGGCAATTTGACGATTCCATCCACCACCCCTCCGGGAGAGTATTGCCTGCGTGTCTTTACCAACTGGATGCAAAATAACGAAGAAGATTTTTTCTTCAAAAAAAATATACAGATCGTCAGTACAGTGAATGAAGTAAACATTCACACGGCAAGCAGCCGTCAGGACAATGCAATCCGGACGACGCTCACCCTAATCGATAATGCCGGCAAACCTTATGTTCATCAACGTCTGAAAATCACGACCTACCGTCATAAACTAGCGGTAAACAAGACTACCTTGAAAACCGATGAACAAGGATCCGCCACTTTACAATATCCGGTCAGCGACAGTATCGACCGGATTCAGGTAGCGTTCCCGACGGACTTGCCTTTTGCTTTTTCAAGAGAAATCCCTTTATTGAATCTTTCCGACGACTTCGACTTTCAATTCTTCCCGGAAGGCGGTAATTTATTAGCGGGCACCACGCAAACCGTCGCCTTTAAGGCACTGGATGCAAACGGACGTTCGATAGCTGCCGAGGGAAAAATTTACAATAGTAAGGAACAGGAAGTCGTTTCTTTTTCAACCTTTCACCGGGGAATGGGAACCCTGGAACTGACCACCCAGCCGGGCGAACGCTACTATGCCCTGGTACATACCGCCACAAACCGGGAAAAAAGAGTCGACTTGCAGATTCCCCAAGCGGAAAATCTGGCCTTGCAGGTTTATCCTCAGGACAACCACCTGATCCTTGCTGTCAAAAAAGGAATTCATTTTCCTGCAGGGAAAACGATTTATATCGTTATGCACTCCAGAGGACGTCTGTTAGGCGTGCTACCGGCAAAAGACGATTTCGTGGGAGCCTTACCCCTGAACTCCCTGCCCGGTGGTACCGTGCAGTTCGTACTAGCCGATGCCGACTCACACATTTACAGCCAGCGTTCTTATTTTATAAAGCCGGATCCGCAACCTGTATTACAACTCCGGACCGATAAAGAAAAATACGACAGACGGGAAAAAGTAAACCTGACACTACAGTTTACAGACATCGGCGAGCACCCCCTCGAAGGCAGTTTTTCCCTCTCTGTTACGGACAATACGATGGTTCCCCGTGACACCCTATCGGACAATATCGTCAGTTATCTGCTCCTGACCTCCGACCTCAAAGGGCACATCGAAGCCCCGGGAAGTTATAGTCGTGAAACTCCCGAACACATCGATCTCCTCATGCTCACTCATGGCTGGACCCGTTATGAGATCGGGAAATTCCTGACTGCCACACCTTCTAAAGCCACTTTCAAGCTTGAACAGGGACAAGAAATCCGGGGAAAAATCACCAATTATAGCAATAAGCCGATGGCGAATGCCAGTGTACAAATCTTTATCCCCGGTGAAAATACATTGGGAGAAGTGAAGTCGAACGAAAACGGAGAATTCATCATCCGGGATCTGGATTTCCCCGATAGTACGATTTTTCTGGTACGTGGCTACAAAGAGAAAGGAGGAAAAATGGTAGATATAACTATCACTCCCCGGCTATTTAAAGATCCCGTCACTCATTTTACAATCCCCCGGGAAAATAAACCACTGGGCAAAGAAGAATTTATGGACCAGTTCAAAGGTAGTTATTTCTACCAGAACGGTGTGAAAGTCTATATTCTCGACGAAGCGGTCGTATTACGTCACCGTCCGGAAAGCGTACAACACAAATACGAAGGCCAATACACAGATATGACGGATTACATCCTGGGCCAGGAAGAATTGAATAAATTCAATACTTCCAGTATCTATCAACTATTATCCCGTCTTCCGGGTGTTATTGTCTCCGGTACCAAAGTGACGATGGCCCGCAACGGAAGTACGCCTCTGTTCATGATCGACGGATTGCCACAGACCGAAGACATGCTGAACGCAGTGATGCCGGAGGATGTGGACAATCTGGGAGTCATCCGCGACGGAGCCCGGCTGACTTTCTTCATGGCCCAAGGCGGTGCCGGCGGTGTGATTGTCATCAATACCAAACATGGCCATTTCACCCCCAAAGCCACTCCAGGGTTGATCAAATTCATTCCTTTAGGTTACTCCGAACCGGATGAATTCTACATGCCCCAATACAACGACCCGGAAATACTCAAAGCTCCTGAGATCGACTACCGCAGCACGATTTATTGGCAACCGGTCGTCCCGATCGATTCATCCGGGCAGACTTCCCTCTCTTTTTTCACTTCCGACATGGCCGGCAGTTATACCATCACCGTCGAAGGATTGGGGAAAAACGGGGAACCGGTATACCGGCAAACGACAATCCGGAGGGAATGA